In Chryseobacterium geocarposphaerae, the following are encoded in one genomic region:
- a CDS encoding RsmB/NOP family class I SAM-dependent RNA methyltransferase, with amino-acid sequence MELIHRNLAIGIHDALQETFFEKNKYADKVIERLLKANKKWGSQDRAVVSEIFYNIIRWKKRLEYYMGEGVKPNNIYKLIIAYLLWSKTNYKKFEEFDGIKIADILTKLKKNTVPTKAIEYSIPDWLAETLEKELGSRWEKEMLALNEQAPTVLRANSLRTTTKELISDLSDENIVSYPIKNYPDAVQLEEKKNVFLTTAFKEGLFEVQDASSQKIGYFLDVKEGQRVVDACAGAGGKTLHLAALMQNKGQIIALDIFDWKLAELKRRAKRAGAHNIETRLISDNKVIKRLHEKADRLLIDAPCSGLGVLKRNPDSKWKIDQAFIDRIKVEQQQILQDYSKMLKKGGKMVYATCSILPSENNLQVDEFIKNNPNFKMIKDEKVMPSEGYDGFYMALIERVS; translated from the coding sequence ATGGAACTTATTCACAGAAACTTAGCAATCGGAATTCACGATGCTTTACAGGAAACATTTTTCGAGAAAAATAAATATGCCGATAAAGTAATCGAAAGGCTTTTAAAAGCCAACAAAAAATGGGGCAGCCAGGACAGAGCCGTTGTTTCTGAAATTTTCTATAATATCATCCGTTGGAAAAAACGTCTGGAATACTATATGGGTGAAGGAGTAAAACCTAATAATATCTACAAGCTTATCATCGCTTATCTCCTTTGGAGCAAAACCAATTATAAGAAATTTGAAGAATTTGACGGAATCAAAATTGCTGATATTCTAACTAAGCTTAAAAAGAATACTGTTCCTACGAAAGCAATAGAATACTCCATTCCGGATTGGTTGGCTGAAACTTTAGAAAAAGAATTAGGCTCAAGATGGGAAAAAGAAATGCTTGCCTTAAATGAGCAGGCTCCGACTGTATTAAGAGCTAACTCTTTAAGAACAACTACAAAAGAGCTTATTTCAGATCTTTCTGATGAAAATATCGTTTCTTATCCTATCAAAAATTATCCGGACGCGGTTCAGCTTGAAGAGAAAAAGAATGTTTTCCTTACAACAGCTTTCAAAGAAGGATTATTTGAAGTTCAGGACGCTTCTTCGCAAAAGATCGGGTATTTCCTTGATGTAAAAGAAGGACAAAGAGTTGTGGATGCATGCGCAGGTGCAGGCGGAAAAACACTTCACTTAGCTGCTTTAATGCAGAATAAAGGTCAGATCATTGCTTTGGATATCTTCGACTGGAAACTAGCAGAATTGAAACGCCGTGCAAAAAGAGCCGGAGCTCACAACATTGAAACGCGTTTGATTTCTGACAATAAAGTGATCAAAAGACTTCATGAAAAAGCAGACAGATTGCTAATTGACGCTCCATGTTCAGGACTTGGCGTTTTAAAAAGAAATCCGGACAGCAAATGGAAAATTGACCAGGCTTTTATCGACAGAATTAAAGTTGAGCAGCAACAAATTCTTCAGGATTATTCTAAAATGCTAAAAAAAGGAGGAAAGATGGTGTATGCAACCTGTTCTATCCTACCTTCTGAAAACAACTTACAGGTTGACGAATTCATTAAAAATAATCCGAATTTTAAGATGATCAAGGATGAAAAAGTAATGCCAAGTGAAGGCTACGACGGATTCTATATGGCTTTGATCGAAAGAGTTTCTTAA
- a CDS encoding sulfate/molybdate ABC transporter ATP-binding protein — MLLEINNLYFSHTKEKPLFQNLNLRFEAGRIIALAGESGCGKSTLLSLMYGLLDWESGEIIFDGKKLFGPKGNLVPGEADMKFVAQNFDLMPYATVAENVGKFISNINLAQKKETVAELLEVVGLSEYADVLPKYLSGGQQQRVAIARALSVLPKLLILDEPFSNLDFPRKIELREKLFSYVKQNNISLIISTHELQDIIPWLDQIIVLQNGRLIQNDSPEETFRSPYNAYVAKLFGEVNIFNEKEISDFSLKKFSYYPKEISISENGIEAEVLESRFAGNYYWNKVKAKDKEIILYTDEKLSASVNISFI; from the coding sequence ATGCTATTAGAAATAAACAATTTATACTTCTCCCATACAAAAGAAAAGCCTCTGTTTCAGAACCTTAATCTGAGATTTGAAGCCGGCAGAATAATTGCTCTGGCCGGGGAAAGCGGATGCGGAAAATCAACATTGTTAAGTTTGATGTATGGCCTTTTGGATTGGGAAAGCGGAGAGATTATTTTTGATGGCAAAAAACTATTTGGTCCTAAAGGAAACCTGGTTCCCGGAGAAGCTGATATGAAGTTTGTTGCTCAGAACTTTGACCTGATGCCTTACGCAACCGTTGCCGAAAATGTAGGAAAATTTATTTCCAATATTAATTTAGCACAAAAGAAAGAAACGGTTGCAGAACTTCTTGAAGTAGTCGGACTTTCTGAATACGCTGATGTTTTACCCAAATACTTAAGTGGAGGGCAGCAGCAAAGAGTTGCCATCGCAAGAGCGCTTTCCGTTTTACCAAAATTATTGATCTTAGATGAACCTTTCAGCAATCTGGATTTCCCCAGAAAAATTGAACTTCGTGAAAAGCTGTTTTCCTATGTAAAACAGAATAATATTTCTTTAATTATTTCTACGCATGAACTTCAGGATATTATTCCCTGGCTGGATCAGATTATTGTGCTCCAAAACGGACGGTTGATCCAAAATGATAGCCCTGAAGAAACATTTAGAAGTCCTTACAATGCCTATGTTGCCAAACTTTTTGGAGAAGTGAATATATTTAATGAAAAAGAAATCTCCGATTTCAGTCTAAAAAAATTCTCTTATTATCCGAAAGAAATCAGTATTTCCGAAAATGGTATTGAGGCAGAAGTTCTAGAAAGCAGATTTGCCGGAAATTACTATTGGAATAAAGTAAAAGCGAAGGATAAAGAAATTATTTTATATACAGATGAAAAGCTGAGCGCTTCTGTCAATATTTCATTTATTTAA
- a CDS encoding MFS transporter: MSDVISQPNSIKKILPLILATAIFMQMLDSTILNTSLPSIAKDLQESPLNMQNAIISYVLTLAVFMPASGFLADRFGTKKVFIFSLVLFSLGSLFCALSQNLTHLVISRVIQGVGGSLMTPVGKLALIKTFDKNELLKAMNFAIIPALIGPVLGPLVGGYMVDYLSWHWIFLINIPIGVLGIVLGLKFMPNYTSKDVDFDLKGFLIFAAASLLLSISLELFGDMQNTTPVLVIFILGFLFMYYYYRHAKRDESPIFPLNLFQVRTFRVGIIGNLATRLGISSVPLLLPLMIQIAYKQSAVTSGWIIAPMAITAIFGKSYVIKILDKFGYRQTLMTNTFIIGTLICLLAIPDINTSLYWFIPIISVLGFFNSIQFTSMNTISIADLRNFQTSSGNSLLSVNQQLAIGFGIAFGLIVLKIFENTDLIKGEIHNAFRYTFLTVGILTIISGFIFRRLHISDGKNMKSKED, encoded by the coding sequence ATGTCAGACGTAATTTCACAGCCCAATTCAATTAAAAAAATTCTACCGTTGATTCTTGCTACCGCAATTTTCATGCAGATGCTTGACTCAACCATTTTAAATACATCTTTACCCTCCATTGCCAAAGACCTTCAGGAATCTCCGCTCAATATGCAGAATGCCATCATCAGCTATGTTTTGACACTGGCTGTTTTTATGCCTGCAAGCGGATTTTTGGCAGACAGATTCGGAACAAAAAAAGTTTTTATTTTCTCTCTAGTCCTTTTCAGCTTAGGTTCGTTATTTTGTGCTTTGTCGCAAAACCTCACCCACCTTGTTATTTCAAGGGTGATTCAGGGAGTCGGAGGAAGCCTTATGACGCCCGTTGGAAAATTAGCTTTAATTAAAACTTTCGATAAAAACGAATTATTAAAAGCGATGAACTTCGCTATTATTCCGGCACTTATCGGGCCGGTTTTAGGACCTTTGGTTGGCGGATACATGGTAGATTACCTTTCATGGCACTGGATTTTTTTAATCAATATTCCTATTGGAGTTCTGGGAATTGTTTTAGGCCTTAAATTCATGCCTAACTATACTTCCAAAGATGTAGATTTTGATTTAAAAGGTTTTTTAATTTTTGCTGCAGCCTCTCTCCTGCTTTCCATTTCTCTGGAGCTTTTTGGTGATATGCAGAACACGACACCCGTTTTAGTTATTTTTATTCTAGGCTTTCTGTTCATGTATTATTATTACAGACATGCAAAAAGAGACGAAAGTCCTATTTTTCCGCTGAATTTATTCCAGGTGAGAACTTTCCGTGTAGGAATTATTGGAAATCTGGCGACAAGATTAGGAATCAGTTCAGTTCCTCTACTATTGCCGTTAATGATACAGATCGCCTACAAGCAGTCGGCAGTAACTTCGGGATGGATCATTGCACCTATGGCTATCACTGCCATATTCGGAAAATCTTACGTTATTAAAATTTTAGATAAATTCGGCTACAGACAAACCTTAATGACGAATACTTTTATCATCGGAACATTAATCTGTCTACTTGCCATTCCAGATATTAATACTTCCTTATATTGGTTTATTCCGATCATTTCAGTGTTAGGTTTTTTCAATTCTATTCAGTTCACTTCCATGAATACTATTTCCATTGCTGACCTGAGAAATTTCCAGACCAGCAGCGGAAATTCTTTATTATCTGTTAATCAACAGCTAGCCATCGGTTTTGGAATCGCTTTCGGATTAATTGTTCTGAAAATATTCGAAAATACAGACCTTATTAAAGGTGAAATTCACAATGCCTTTCGGTATACTTTTCTTACCGTGGGAATACTTACAATTATTTCAGGATTTATTTTCCGGAGACTCCACATTTC
- the asnB gene encoding asparagine synthase B, with product MCGIVCLFDAKQKTEILRPQVLEMSKKIRHRGPDWSGVFQNDKIIFSHERLAIVDPTSGKQPLFTKDGKVVLAVNGEIYNHQELKKEFPDYEFQTQSDCEVILALYRKYGKDFLEKLNGIFAFSLYDIENDIYLIARDHMGICPLYHGWDKNGSYYAASELKALEGVCKTIETFLPGHFVYSQDGGDLQQWYKRDWESFDAVKDNETDIAQLRKGLEDAVHRQLMSDVPYGVLLSGGLDSSVISAITAKFARQRIESGDTQEAWYPRLHSFAVGLVGSPDLAAAKKAAEHIGSVHHEVNFTIQEGLDAVRDVIYHLETYDVTTIRASTPMYLLARVIKSMGIKMVLSGEGSDELFGGYLYFHKAPNAKEFHDETVRKLGKLHLYDCLRANKALMSWGIEGRVPFLDKEFMDIAMTINPKDKMIDTAEGKIEKWVLRKAFEDILPESIVWRQKEQFSDGVGYSWIDTLKAVAEKEVSDEMMINAKFRFPLNTPQNKEEYRYRTIFEEHFPSETAAATVPSVPSVACSTPVALEWDEAFKKMNDPSGRAVKVHETSYDN from the coding sequence ATGTGTGGAATTGTATGCTTGTTTGATGCTAAACAAAAAACTGAAATTTTAAGGCCTCAGGTTCTGGAAATGTCTAAAAAAATCCGCCACAGAGGTCCTGACTGGAGCGGTGTATTTCAAAATGATAAAATAATTTTCTCTCACGAAAGATTAGCGATTGTAGATCCTACTTCCGGGAAACAGCCATTATTTACTAAAGACGGAAAAGTTGTTTTAGCGGTAAACGGAGAAATTTATAATCATCAGGAATTGAAAAAAGAATTTCCTGATTATGAATTTCAAACCCAGTCAGACTGCGAGGTTATACTGGCTCTGTATAGAAAATACGGGAAGGATTTCCTTGAAAAACTCAACGGAATTTTCGCGTTCTCTTTATACGATATCGAAAACGACATTTACCTTATTGCCAGAGATCATATGGGAATCTGCCCGTTGTATCACGGTTGGGATAAAAACGGAAGTTATTATGCCGCTTCAGAATTAAAAGCCCTGGAGGGCGTTTGTAAAACCATCGAAACTTTTCTTCCCGGACACTTTGTATACAGCCAAGACGGAGGTGACCTTCAACAATGGTACAAAAGAGATTGGGAAAGCTTTGATGCTGTAAAAGACAACGAAACTGATATTGCACAATTAAGAAAGGGACTTGAAGATGCGGTCCACAGACAATTGATGAGCGATGTTCCTTATGGAGTTCTACTTTCAGGGGGACTGGATTCTTCTGTAATCTCAGCAATTACTGCAAAATTTGCCCGACAAAGAATTGAAAGCGGAGATACGCAGGAAGCATGGTATCCCAGATTACACAGTTTTGCAGTTGGCTTAGTGGGGTCTCCGGATTTAGCAGCAGCAAAAAAAGCTGCGGAACATATTGGTTCTGTTCATCACGAGGTAAACTTTACCATTCAGGAAGGTTTAGATGCTGTTCGCGATGTGATTTATCACCTAGAAACTTATGATGTTACCACGATAAGGGCATCAACTCCTATGTATCTTCTGGCGAGGGTTATTAAATCTATGGGAATTAAAATGGTGCTTTCAGGAGAAGGTTCTGATGAGTTATTCGGCGGGTATTTATATTTTCATAAGGCTCCGAATGCAAAAGAATTCCACGATGAAACAGTAAGAAAATTGGGAAAACTTCACCTTTATGACTGCTTAAGAGCCAACAAAGCCTTAATGAGCTGGGGAATTGAGGGTCGTGTTCCTTTTCTGGATAAAGAGTTTATGGATATTGCCATGACTATCAATCCTAAAGATAAAATGATTGATACAGCTGAAGGCAAAATTGAAAAATGGGTTCTAAGAAAGGCTTTTGAAGACATTCTTCCTGAATCGATTGTATGGAGACAAAAAGAACAGTTTTCTGATGGAGTGGGCTATTCCTGGATCGACACCTTAAAAGCAGTTGCTGAAAAAGAAGTTTCTGACGAAATGATGATCAATGCAAAATTCAGATTTCCTTTAAACACTCCTCAGAATAAAGAGGAATACCGTTACAGAACGATTTTTGAAGAGCATTTCCCGAGCGAAACAGCTGCCGCAACAGTACCATCTGTTCCATCAGTAGCTTGTTCCACTCCTGTTGCATTGGAATGGGATGAAGCATTCAAGAAAATGAACGATCCTAGCGGAAGGGCCGTAAAAGTACATGAAACATCCTATGACAACTGA
- a CDS encoding GLPGLI family protein, with translation MYRRILLSFFTFLCCLTLAQTYEVQYMSSYNGKTLTDQSPTLVWANEKENFILNNKIREQKADYPFELTKIEKPSNTIVSYAFLKPNETISASDTESVGKQTFEFTNETKKILGYTCKKAVTKINSNTIEVWYTNELKIQGGPSTIGQNLGFVLEIERNKNSLITANSIKKVKKTDINNIIKSSITSTDQLGYKDLLWKSRFTTLKVFDNETINFSDASKSDKNIKRFANGTIILKKIKFPKITEGENIFVELKQQSNGDAYDRTGTVFFISQDKSQSFFDGLEKGAKTLPVYDNGNGKQYFGVVATENYNPAVEMMRFFTAFGINKFNHIQLKDKNWQTISPYRQDITDLKPSLSEKELWIGTFIGNYDKGGHKVSLEITIHKSDQTVYKNNTVIPLFNTLNIMEMAGQDYSTMFNQDKGLFVEFTLKKDLKNAQLRYITTGHGGWENGDEFVPKTNSIFLDGKMTYSFIPWRSDCGSYRLYNPASGNFADGLSSSDLSRSNWCPGTVTNPNFIPLGDLKAGKHTIQVKIPQGPTEGTSFSSWNVSGVLLGNE, from the coding sequence ATGTATCGAAGAATTTTATTAAGTTTTTTCACCTTTTTATGTTGCCTTACTTTAGCGCAGACTTATGAAGTACAGTATATGAGTTCCTACAACGGAAAGACATTAACTGATCAGTCTCCGACATTGGTTTGGGCCAACGAAAAGGAAAATTTCATTTTAAATAATAAAATCCGTGAACAAAAAGCTGATTATCCATTTGAGCTTACTAAAATTGAAAAACCTTCAAATACAATTGTTTCTTATGCTTTTTTAAAACCTAATGAAACGATTTCAGCTTCCGATACAGAATCTGTAGGAAAACAGACTTTTGAATTCACCAATGAAACAAAGAAAATTTTAGGCTATACCTGTAAAAAAGCTGTTACTAAAATCAATTCCAATACCATTGAAGTTTGGTATACCAATGAATTAAAAATCCAAGGTGGACCTTCCACAATAGGACAAAATCTGGGATTTGTTTTAGAAATTGAAAGAAATAAAAACTCTTTGATCACAGCAAATTCCATTAAAAAAGTAAAGAAAACTGATATTAACAATATTATTAAAAGTTCTATTACTTCCACAGATCAATTAGGATATAAAGACCTTCTCTGGAAAAGCAGGTTTACTACTTTAAAAGTTTTTGACAATGAAACCATCAATTTTTCTGACGCTTCAAAGTCTGATAAAAACATAAAACGATTTGCCAACGGAACCATTATTCTTAAAAAGATAAAGTTCCCAAAAATTACTGAAGGTGAAAATATTTTCGTTGAATTAAAACAACAGTCAAACGGCGATGCCTACGACAGGACAGGAACCGTATTTTTTATTTCTCAGGATAAATCTCAATCTTTCTTTGACGGATTAGAGAAAGGAGCAAAAACACTTCCTGTTTATGATAACGGCAATGGGAAACAATATTTCGGAGTCGTTGCTACTGAAAATTATAATCCCGCAGTTGAAATGATGAGATTTTTTACCGCTTTCGGAATCAACAAATTCAATCATATTCAGTTAAAAGATAAAAACTGGCAGACTATCAGTCCTTATCGCCAGGATATTACAGATCTGAAACCTTCTTTATCGGAAAAAGAGTTGTGGATCGGTACATTTATTGGAAATTATGACAAAGGAGGTCACAAAGTGAGTCTGGAAATCACCATTCACAAAAGCGATCAGACGGTTTATAAAAACAATACGGTGATTCCTTTGTTTAATACTTTGAATATTATGGAAATGGCAGGACAGGATTATTCTACCATGTTCAATCAGGATAAAGGGCTATTTGTAGAATTTACTTTGAAAAAAGATTTGAAAAATGCTCAGTTGAGATATATTACAACGGGGCATGGAGGTTGGGAAAACGGTGACGAATTTGTCCCTAAGACTAATTCCATTTTCCTTGACGGTAAAATGACCTATTCTTTTATACCGTGGAGATCAGATTGTGGCTCTTACCGACTCTACAATCCTGCATCAGGAAATTTTGCAGACGGGCTTTCGTCTTCAGATTTAAGCAGATCAAACTGGTGTCCGGGAACGGTTACCAATCCCAACTTTATTCCGCTTGGAGATTTAAAAGCCGGAAAACATACCATTCAGGTAAAAATTCCACAGGGCCCCACAGAAGGAACCAGCTTTAGCTCATGGAATGTTTCAGGAGTTTTGTTAGGAAATGAATAA
- a CDS encoding zinc ribbon domain-containing protein YjdM: MSDTVLCPKCSSEFTYEQDGLMVCSQCFHEWDPAEAGNDDKILDINGNELQNGDSVIVMKDLPVKGAPKPVKAGTKVKNIRLRPDSDHNIDCKIDGFGAMALKSEFVKKA, translated from the coding sequence ATGAGTGATACTGTACTTTGTCCGAAATGCAGCTCGGAGTTTACCTATGAGCAGGATGGTTTGATGGTTTGCAGCCAGTGTTTCCACGAATGGGATCCTGCAGAAGCCGGAAATGATGATAAAATTCTGGATATTAATGGTAATGAACTGCAAAACGGAGATTCAGTGATCGTAATGAAAGATCTTCCGGTAAAAGGAGCGCCGAAACCGGTAAAAGCAGGAACTAAAGTGAAAAATATCCGTCTAAGACCAGACAGCGATCATAATATTGACTGTAAAATTGATGGCTTCGGAGCTATGGCTTTGAAATCAGAATTTGTGAAGAAAGCATAA